The sequence TCTTCTTCGATGGTATCGGCTTCAATACTGGAACGGTGCGGCAGTATTTCTTCTTCCATACCCATAATATAAACGCTAGGAAACTCCAAGCCTTTGGAGGCATGCAAGGTCATCATTTGCACGCCTTCAGCACCGTCTTCATCGTCCTCTTGGCGCTCGAGCATATCGCGTAACACCAGTTTGGCGATGGCCTCTTCGATGCTCATCTCGCCTTCGTCGTCACGCTCTAAGGTACTTTTTAATGCTTCAATTAAAAACCAGACATTACTCATCCGATATTCACAGGCTTTTTCACTGGCGCTGTTTTGTCTGATCCAGTTTTCGTAATCAATGTCGACAATCATTTCTTTCAGTGCATCGATGGGGTCTTCACTAAAGCAGCGCTGGCGCAGCTTATCCATGTAGTGCTTAAAGCGCGCTAAACGCTCAGTGTAGCGCGCACTTAAGTGCTCACCTAAACCGATTTCTGCGCAGGCTTCATACATTGATATTTTGCGCTCTGTTGCGTAACCGCTGAGTTTTTCTAGGGTGGCTGAGCCGATTTCACGGCGCGGCACGTTGATCACACGCAGTAAGGCATTGTCATCGTCTGGATTGACCAATAAGCGAAAGTACGACATCAAGTCTTTAACTTCTTGGCGGCCAAAAAAGCTGGTACCCCCAGATAAACGATAGGGGATTTTATGCACTTGCAGCTTCAGCTCCATGATTTTGGCTTGGTAGTTGCCGCGGTACAAAATAGCAAAATCACTGTAGGGGCGCTGCGTGCGCATGTGCTCGGTAAGAATCTCCATAGCAATGCGCTCCGCTTCAGCATCTTCATTACGGCAACGAATCACGCGGATCTCATCACCGTGGCCCATATCACTCCACAGCTCTTTAACAAACTCATGCGGGTTGTTAGAGATGAGAATATTGGCGCATTTAAGGATGCGGCCGGTGGAGCGGTAATTCTGCTCCAGCATCACGACTTTTAGCGAGGGGAAGTCCTCTTTAAGCTGCATCAGGTTTTCTGGCCGTGCACCGCGCCACGCGTAAATGGATTGGTCATCATCACCCACGACGGTGAACTGCGCACGCTCTTTGACCAGCAGTTTAACCAACAAATACTGGCTGGTGTTGGTGTCTTGGTATTCATCAACGAGCATATAGCGAATACGATTACGCCATTTATCTAGCACGTCGGGATGGTTTTGGAAGAGTTTGACCGGCTGAAAAATTAAGTCGTCAAAATCCACCGCGTTGTATGCCTTGAGGGTGCGTTGGTAATGGCTGTAAACAATCGCAGCCGTTTGCTCTTTAGCACCGCGCGCCAGCTCTAAAGCGTGTTCGGGTAGAATTAAATCATTCTTCCACTTGCTGATGATATTTTTTACTTCATCAACGCCATCATCACCAGCGTATTCTTTTTGCATGATATCGCTGAGTAAATTTTTTACGTCAGAATCATCAAAGATTGAGAAACCGGGCTTATAGCCGAGCAACGCATGCTCGCGGCGGATGATATTTAAACCTAAATTATGGAAGGTGGAGACAGTTAAGCCGTGGCCTTCGGCACCGCGCAATAAAGATGACACCCGCTCCTTCATTTCGCGCGCAGCTTTGTTGGTAAAGGTTACTGCAACAATGTGCCGCGCGGAGATGCCGCAGTGCTGAATTAAATACGCGATTTTACGGGTGATCACACTGGTTTTACCCGAGCCAGCACCGGCCAGCACCAGCATTGGACCGCTGATGTAATTGACTGCTTCTTGTTGGCGAGGGTTAAGCTTAGACATGAACAAACCAGAATTGTATAAAGTCACTATTCTAGCATTGAAGTGCTATAACGCGGATGAGTTGCCATCGACTTGCT comes from Pseudomonas sp. C27(2019) and encodes:
- the rep gene encoding DNA helicase Rep, whose translation is MSKLNPRQQEAVNYISGPMLVLAGAGSGKTSVITRKIAYLIQHCGISARHIVAVTFTNKAAREMKERVSSLLRGAEGHGLTVSTFHNLGLNIIRREHALLGYKPGFSIFDDSDVKNLLSDIMQKEYAGDDGVDEVKNIISKWKNDLILPEHALELARGAKEQTAAIVYSHYQRTLKAYNAVDFDDLIFQPVKLFQNHPDVLDKWRNRIRYMLVDEYQDTNTSQYLLVKLLVKERAQFTVVGDDDQSIYAWRGARPENLMQLKEDFPSLKVVMLEQNYRSTGRILKCANILISNNPHEFVKELWSDMGHGDEIRVIRCRNEDAEAERIAMEILTEHMRTQRPYSDFAILYRGNYQAKIMELKLQVHKIPYRLSGGTSFFGRQEVKDLMSYFRLLVNPDDDNALLRVINVPRREIGSATLEKLSGYATERKISMYEACAEIGLGEHLSARYTERLARFKHYMDKLRQRCFSEDPIDALKEMIVDIDYENWIRQNSASEKACEYRMSNVWFLIEALKSTLERDDEGEMSIEEAIAKLVLRDMLERQEDDEDGAEGVQMMTLHASKGLEFPSVYIMGMEEEILPHRSSIEADTIEEERRLAYVGITRARRNLTFTFASKRKQYGEIIDCTHSRFLDELPADDLQWEGLEEAPVEVKAARGNNALAGIRAMLKK